One Halobacterium zhouii genomic region harbors:
- the hisB gene encoding imidazoleglycerol-phosphate dehydratase HisB — MTDRSAAVTRETAETDVEVTLAVDGDGDSTVDTGIGFFDHMLESFAKHGLFDVTVRCDGDLDVDDHHTVEDVGIALGQAFAEALGEKRAIERFADRRVPLDEAVASVVLDVSGRPLFEFEGVSGSRATGGSSRAQRSGGAFSQESVGEFTSVMARHFFRTFATHAGLTLHCEVSGENAHHEIEALFKGVARALDDATRIDDRRSDTPSTKGEL, encoded by the coding sequence ATGACTGACCGGAGCGCCGCCGTGACCCGGGAGACGGCGGAGACGGACGTAGAAGTGACGCTGGCAGTGGACGGCGACGGCGACAGCACCGTGGACACGGGCATCGGCTTCTTCGACCACATGCTCGAGTCGTTCGCGAAACACGGCCTGTTCGACGTGACCGTGCGCTGTGACGGCGACCTGGACGTGGACGACCACCACACGGTCGAGGACGTGGGCATCGCGCTGGGACAGGCGTTCGCGGAGGCGCTCGGCGAGAAGCGCGCCATCGAGCGGTTCGCGGACCGCCGCGTCCCACTGGACGAGGCCGTCGCGAGCGTCGTGCTGGACGTTTCGGGCCGCCCGCTCTTCGAGTTCGAGGGGGTCTCCGGGAGCAGAGCGACTGGCGGCTCGTCACGAGCGCAGCGAAGTGGCGGCGCGTTCAGTCAGGAGTCCGTGGGCGAGTTCACGAGCGTGATGGCGCGACACTTCTTCCGAACGTTCGCGACGCACGCGGGCCTGACGCTACACTGCGAGGTGTCCGGCGAGAACGCCCACCACGAGATAGAGGCGCTGTTCAAGGGAGTGGCGCGCGCGCTGGACGACGCGACCCGCATCGACGACCGGCGCTCGGACACGCCGTCGACGAAGGGCGAACTGTAG
- a CDS encoding S8 family serine peptidase produces the protein MAQSEESGEEHRVELTRRTLMQAMGVAAGGGLLGTAGSSVASAATGDTHDAFRNWRAIEAQKVWDRGYRGRSDRTIALTDSGLDARHPDIGPWNGVKAFTEGDELKLTKPANNDVSRVKSGETEQYTGTMSSGTFATGEEKHVEFVTPSDVDELDSTLSWSPVDQNDLEFRLDVWTGSRWETEARAATGSQPEKLLQIPVESETKYRYVIEAYLNTTTDYEISGTYYDIEGTVTTYDDSVVFEDTSGTPTADTPKAVGWYDAESRYGLYDRPRDPNGHGSHCSSIMGGTGRASAIDGSAFTTEQPETALSKVTNATLTYGVDVEAGTGLVGAAYGELVELRLYDPDGNQIDSSGVGVDDSSTWDVNTVEQPATVSGTYTFEIAPADGEDASAAYVERVGYGPFLDPDATAADRLDGPTDGVHTGFAPDQSLLCLQGLSGPAEDLGRFAGQFADTFNMRAVNMSWGYVGGLPLGAAAGTFDRIPAVIKDIAQEGILTLAAAGNAATPVNGNGSPAIADEAVSVVATGPLDGISGYSSGGIGGIDEDEEEAYMKPDVSAPGGTLTDVITAGKNGQADVSESEQPPIRDYTGKAGTSMATPFTTGATGLVAQAMEEDGGPRLGLPAPADTTLDDVFRLKQLLLATASETVFTAAPYHRAKTPTYDFGGRDPYEGFGRLNPDAAVDAATRELSGTTSEQLGLDLPTDSRAVAGYVDLGVGELEASVEFTGYEGSDADVTDGVPHVDLFVYDGGAPAEHGEPNIVDRAAGVAGSASVSAAEQRGGGGSTYLVVAKLVDVPGGANGDDVQANVDLTVDKRAGVRARGNRTEDDGVLGAGITSTVEVTVEPDADVAVRDVIPEEWTVLSDDILLGTDEEAGVTYVDLGDAPAGEQTTFTYEVESPTDLLDLSKAHLFGPVQVDDGSGWSGVSGTTGTKTVDGD, from the coding sequence GACCGCACCATCGCGCTGACGGACTCCGGACTCGACGCACGGCACCCCGACATCGGCCCCTGGAACGGCGTGAAGGCGTTCACGGAAGGCGACGAGTTGAAACTCACGAAACCCGCGAACAACGACGTCTCGCGCGTGAAATCCGGGGAGACTGAACAGTACACCGGGACGATGAGTTCCGGGACCTTCGCCACGGGCGAGGAGAAGCACGTCGAGTTCGTCACGCCGAGCGACGTGGACGAACTCGACTCCACGCTCTCGTGGAGTCCCGTCGACCAGAACGACCTCGAGTTCCGTCTCGACGTGTGGACCGGCAGTCGCTGGGAGACGGAAGCGCGGGCCGCGACGGGGAGCCAACCCGAGAAACTCCTCCAGATTCCCGTCGAGAGCGAGACGAAGTACCGCTACGTCATCGAGGCGTACCTCAACACCACGACTGACTACGAGATCAGCGGCACGTACTACGACATCGAGGGCACCGTCACGACCTACGACGACAGCGTCGTCTTCGAGGACACCTCGGGGACGCCCACCGCGGACACGCCGAAAGCGGTCGGCTGGTACGACGCCGAGTCTCGCTACGGTCTCTACGACCGGCCACGCGACCCCAACGGGCACGGGTCGCACTGCTCGTCCATCATGGGCGGCACCGGCCGCGCGAGCGCCATCGACGGGTCGGCGTTCACCACCGAGCAACCGGAAACCGCACTCTCCAAGGTGACGAACGCGACGCTCACCTACGGGGTCGACGTCGAGGCGGGCACTGGTCTGGTCGGCGCGGCGTACGGCGAACTCGTCGAGCTTCGTCTGTACGACCCCGACGGGAATCAGATCGACAGTTCGGGCGTCGGCGTCGACGACAGTTCGACGTGGGACGTGAACACCGTCGAGCAACCGGCGACCGTGTCGGGAACGTACACGTTCGAAATCGCGCCGGCCGACGGCGAGGACGCGAGTGCTGCCTACGTCGAACGCGTCGGCTACGGACCCTTCCTCGACCCCGACGCGACGGCGGCCGACCGCCTCGACGGGCCGACCGACGGCGTGCACACCGGGTTCGCGCCCGACCAGAGTCTCCTCTGCCTGCAGGGGCTCTCTGGCCCGGCCGAGGACCTCGGTCGGTTCGCCGGCCAGTTCGCGGACACGTTCAACATGCGCGCCGTGAACATGTCCTGGGGCTACGTCGGCGGCCTGCCACTCGGTGCCGCAGCAGGCACCTTCGACCGCATCCCCGCCGTCATCAAGGACATCGCGCAGGAGGGAATTCTCACGCTCGCCGCCGCGGGCAACGCCGCGACGCCGGTCAACGGCAACGGCTCCCCGGCGATTGCCGACGAAGCCGTCTCGGTCGTCGCGACCGGGCCGCTCGACGGCATCTCGGGCTACTCCTCCGGCGGTATCGGCGGTATCGACGAGGACGAGGAGGAGGCCTACATGAAACCCGACGTCTCAGCGCCCGGCGGAACGCTCACGGACGTCATCACCGCCGGGAAGAACGGACAGGCCGACGTGAGCGAATCCGAGCAACCGCCGATTCGTGACTACACCGGGAAAGCCGGAACGTCGATGGCGACGCCGTTCACGACCGGCGCGACCGGTCTCGTCGCGCAGGCGATGGAGGAGGACGGCGGCCCGCGCCTCGGCCTCCCAGCCCCAGCGGACACCACTCTCGACGACGTGTTCCGGCTGAAGCAGTTGCTGCTGGCGACGGCGTCCGAGACGGTGTTCACGGCCGCGCCGTACCACCGCGCGAAGACGCCGACCTACGACTTCGGTGGGCGCGACCCCTACGAGGGCTTCGGCCGACTGAATCCCGATGCTGCCGTCGACGCGGCGACGCGTGAACTCTCGGGAACCACGAGCGAGCAACTCGGTCTCGACCTCCCGACGGACTCGCGCGCTGTCGCCGGCTACGTCGACCTCGGCGTCGGCGAACTGGAGGCGAGCGTGGAGTTCACCGGCTACGAGGGGAGCGACGCCGACGTCACCGACGGCGTTCCGCACGTCGACCTCTTCGTCTACGACGGCGGCGCCCCCGCCGAACACGGCGAACCGAACATCGTCGACCGCGCCGCCGGCGTCGCGGGGTCGGCGTCTGTCTCGGCGGCCGAGCAGCGGGGCGGTGGCGGGTCGACGTACCTCGTCGTCGCCAAACTCGTCGACGTGCCCGGTGGAGCCAACGGCGACGACGTGCAGGCGAACGTCGACCTCACTGTGGACAAGCGCGCCGGCGTTCGCGCTCGCGGCAACCGAACTGAAGACGACGGCGTGCTCGGAGCAGGCATCACGTCCACCGTCGAGGTCACCGTCGAACCCGACGCCGACGTGGCGGTCCGCGACGTCATCCCCGAGGAATGGACCGTCCTCAGCGACGACATCCTGTTGGGCACCGACGAGGAGGCGGGCGTGACGTACGTCGACCTCGGAGACGCGCCCGCTGGCGAGCAGACCACCTTCACGTACGAGGTCGAGTCCCCGACCGACCTGCTGGACCTCTCGAAGGCCCACCTGTTCGGACCGGTGCAGGTCGACGACGGGAGCGGGTGGAGCGGCGTTTCCGGCACGACCGGAACGAAGACAGTCGACGGCGACTGA
- the hisA gene encoding 1-(5-phosphoribosyl)-5-[(5-phosphoribosylamino)methylideneamino]imidazole-4-carboxamide isomerase, which produces MAFESFEVVPAVDVQDNEVVQLVQGERGTERRYGDPVEAAERWVDEGARTLHLVDLDGAFEGARANAEAVQRILDATDVDVQLGGGIRTVEDAAALLDRGVDRVILGTAAIETPEIVGEISAEQPGSVVVSLDAKDGEVVVEGWTESTGLDPVEAAERYADLGAAAILFTNVDVEGQQSGVRTEPVRELAERVDIPIVASGGVADVDDVVALKEAGAAAVVVGTALYEGNFTLEEAQAAVE; this is translated from the coding sequence ATGGCTTTCGAGTCGTTCGAGGTGGTCCCGGCGGTGGACGTACAGGACAACGAGGTCGTCCAGCTCGTGCAGGGTGAGCGCGGGACCGAGCGCCGGTACGGCGACCCGGTCGAGGCCGCCGAGCGCTGGGTGGACGAGGGCGCCCGGACGCTCCACCTCGTGGATCTCGACGGCGCCTTCGAGGGGGCGCGAGCGAACGCTGAGGCCGTCCAGCGCATCCTCGACGCCACCGACGTGGACGTACAACTGGGCGGTGGCATCCGCACTGTCGAGGACGCTGCCGCGCTCCTCGACCGGGGCGTGGACCGCGTCATCCTCGGCACGGCGGCCATCGAGACTCCCGAAATCGTGGGGGAGATCAGCGCCGAGCAACCGGGCAGCGTGGTGGTCAGCCTCGACGCGAAGGACGGCGAAGTCGTCGTCGAAGGGTGGACAGAGAGCACAGGACTCGACCCCGTCGAAGCCGCCGAGCGCTACGCGGACCTCGGCGCCGCCGCCATCCTGTTCACGAACGTGGACGTGGAAGGCCAGCAGTCGGGCGTGCGCACCGAACCCGTCCGAGAACTCGCGGAGCGCGTCGACATTCCCATCGTCGCGAGCGGCGGCGTCGCGGACGTCGACGACGTCGTCGCGTTGAAGGAGGCGGGCGCCGCAGCGGTCGTCGTCGGCACCGCGCTCTACGAGGGCAACTTCACACTCGAGGAAGCCCAGGCGGCCGTAGAGTGA
- the fer gene encoding ferredoxin Fer, producing the protein MPTVEYLNYETLDDQGWDMDDDDLFEKAADAGFDDEDYGTLDVAEGEYILEAAEAQGYDWPFSCRAGACANCASIVFEGEIDMDMQQILSDEEVEEKNVRLTCIGSAATDEVKIVYNAKHLDYLQNRVI; encoded by the coding sequence ATGCCGACGGTTGAATACCTGAACTACGAGACGCTCGACGACCAGGGCTGGGACATGGACGACGACGACCTCTTCGAGAAAGCCGCAGACGCCGGTTTCGACGACGAGGACTACGGCACGCTCGACGTCGCGGAAGGCGAGTACATCCTCGAGGCTGCGGAAGCCCAGGGCTACGACTGGCCGTTCTCGTGCCGCGCCGGTGCGTGTGCGAACTGCGCGTCCATCGTGTTCGAGGGCGAAATCGACATGGACATGCAGCAGATTCTCTCCGACGAGGAGGTCGAGGAGAAGAACGTGCGTCTGACCTGCATCGGGTCGGCGGCGACCGACGAGGTCAAGATCGTCTACAACGCCAAGCACCTCGACTACCTGCAGAACCGCGTCATTTAG